Proteins encoded by one window of Streptomyces uncialis:
- a CDS encoding CGNR zinc finger domain-containing protein: protein MEAPPSAVPAAPPLALDLALTIRHDGRGGVADDLGDIAGLTAWVQRRAEAFGPVPGADRGTADPATLGQVRELRAALRALLARAVRPAAPSPADADRLMPVPDALAVLNTAARRVPTVPVLRWPEGDRPTARHLPAAPAEPGDLLLATLASAAADFLTGPDLARLRACHAPRCVRYFLKDHPRQEWCKPSCGNRARVARHHERHRAAG, encoded by the coding sequence ATGGAAGCCCCGCCCTCCGCCGTCCCGGCGGCCCCGCCCCTCGCCCTGGACCTCGCGCTCACCATCCGTCACGACGGCCGTGGCGGGGTCGCCGACGACCTCGGCGACATCGCGGGCCTCACCGCCTGGGTCCAGCGGCGGGCCGAGGCCTTCGGCCCCGTCCCGGGCGCGGACCGCGGCACAGCGGATCCGGCCACTCTCGGACAGGTCCGCGAGCTGCGCGCCGCACTGCGGGCGCTGCTCGCCCGGGCCGTGCGCCCGGCGGCCCCCAGCCCCGCCGACGCGGATCGCCTCATGCCCGTACCCGACGCCCTCGCCGTGCTGAACACCGCCGCGCGCCGGGTCCCCACCGTCCCCGTGCTGCGCTGGCCCGAGGGCGACCGGCCCACCGCGCGGCACCTACCCGCCGCCCCCGCCGAACCCGGTGACCTGCTCCTCGCCACCCTCGCGAGCGCCGCCGCGGACTTCCTCACCGGCCCTGATCTGGCGCGGCTGCGGGCCTGCCACGCCCCCCGCTGCGTCCGCTACTTCCTCAAGGACCATCCGCGCCAGGAATGGTGCAAGCCCTCCTGCGGCAACCGGGCCCGGGTCGCCCGCCATCACGAACGCCACCGGGCGGCGGGCTGA
- a CDS encoding DNA-binding protein NsdB, translating into MSGPPNTRLCDLFGLTGWSKGELARLVNRQAAAMGHPQLATDTSRVRRWIDAGEIPRDPVPRVLAALFTERLGRVVTIEDLALVRHGRPRKRRDAGSVEHPDGVSWAPDRTAAVLTEFTGMDLMLNRRGLVGAGAVLAAGSALSSAMHDWLHADPVLAADAPRLLDPLHADPAGYDRYEAAPIGVQEIEGLEASVEVFRKWDAQRGGGLQRKAVVGQLNEVGGMLTYRHPEPLQRRLWGVAANLAVLAGWMSHDVGLEPTAQKYFVIAAHAAREGGDRPRASEALSRAARQMVHLGRPDDALDLMTLAQSGSGDETLPRTRAMLYTIEAWAQASMGRGQAMRRTLGHAEDLFVSDKGDVPPPSWMQMFDEADLHGMQALAYRTLAEHEPAAARTAQRHAKKALKLRSDGHDRSQIFDHISLASACFIADDPEQADVYARLALSSIGANSSHRTWDRLREMYRLTGQFTGYPRIEELREDIKMVMPPPREKQPGAGPAVV; encoded by the coding sequence GTGAGCGGACCACCCAACACCCGCCTTTGCGACCTGTTCGGCCTGACCGGCTGGTCGAAGGGCGAACTCGCGAGACTGGTGAACCGGCAGGCGGCGGCCATGGGCCATCCGCAGCTGGCCACCGACACCTCGCGGGTGCGGCGTTGGATCGACGCGGGGGAGATTCCGCGCGATCCGGTGCCGAGGGTGCTGGCGGCGCTGTTCACCGAGCGGCTCGGCCGTGTCGTGACCATCGAGGATCTCGCTCTGGTCCGGCACGGGCGCCCGCGCAAGCGGCGCGACGCCGGGAGCGTGGAGCATCCCGACGGAGTGTCCTGGGCACCCGACCGGACGGCGGCGGTCCTCACCGAATTCACGGGAATGGATCTCATGCTCAACCGACGCGGCTTGGTGGGCGCGGGTGCCGTGCTCGCCGCCGGCTCCGCACTCAGCAGTGCGATGCACGACTGGCTGCACGCCGATCCGGTCCTCGCGGCCGACGCCCCCCGCCTCCTCGACCCCCTCCACGCCGACCCCGCCGGATACGACCGCTACGAGGCCGCCCCCATCGGGGTGCAGGAGATCGAGGGCCTGGAGGCATCGGTCGAGGTCTTCCGCAAATGGGACGCGCAGCGCGGCGGCGGACTCCAGCGCAAGGCCGTGGTGGGCCAGCTCAACGAGGTGGGCGGGATGCTCACCTACCGGCACCCCGAACCCCTCCAGCGGCGGCTGTGGGGCGTCGCCGCCAACCTCGCCGTGCTCGCGGGCTGGATGTCCCACGACGTCGGCCTCGAACCCACCGCCCAGAAGTACTTCGTCATCGCCGCGCACGCGGCCCGCGAGGGCGGTGACCGGCCGCGCGCGAGCGAGGCGCTGTCCAGGGCGGCCCGTCAGATGGTCCATCTGGGGCGGCCCGACGACGCCCTGGACCTGATGACACTCGCCCAGTCCGGCTCCGGTGACGAGACGCTGCCCCGGACCCGGGCCATGCTCTACACCATCGAGGCCTGGGCGCAGGCGTCCATGGGACGCGGCCAGGCCATGCGCCGCACCCTCGGGCACGCGGAGGACCTGTTCGTCTCCGACAAGGGCGATGTGCCGCCGCCGAGCTGGATGCAGATGTTCGACGAGGCGGATCTGCACGGTATGCAGGCCCTCGCCTACCGCACCCTCGCGGAGCACGAGCCGGCCGCCGCGCGCACCGCGCAGCGCCATGCCAAGAAGGCCCTGAAGCTGCGCAGCGACGGGCACGACCGGTCGCAGATCTTCGACCACATCTCCCTGGCCTCGGCGTGCTTCATCGCCGACGACCCGGAGCAGGCGGACGTCTACGCGCGGCTCGCCCTGTCCTCGATCGGGGCGAACTCCTCCCACCGCACCTGGGACCGGCTGCGGGAGATGTACCGGCTCACCGGCCAGTTCACGGGCTATCCCCGGATCGAGGAGCTGCGCGAGGACATCAAGATGGTGATGCCGCCGCCGCGCGAGAAGCAGCCGGGGGCCGGTCCGGCCGTGGTGTGA
- a CDS encoding cytochrome P450: MTYRPSTPQTAAPAGSDGPATDHPVRDWPVDDLPALTFDPLLYDVLHGERVARITLPFAGDRHEAWLVTRYQDVKTVTSDPRFSRAALAETTVTGMSGHRVASTAGLNYADPPYHSRLRKSVQKAFTGHAMKRLRPLAQETCDTFLDRMEAQGSPADLVEHLHAPMPLAVVCDLLGVPRAERDGLLGWGDIILSMTTPKAGNEAKAHVREFIVSLLRSRRGQPSDDLAGALAEALDAGDITEDEAVSLATAILVSGAHAVRYNTANMVFMLLTQPELTARLRREPEILPQAVDELIRHIPHRNGVGLPRIATEDVEVGGVQIRAGEAVYASYLAANRDPEIFEDPDTVDFDRQGTAHLSFGHGPHHCMGAMLSRMESEVMISTLLARYPKLRLAGDPQDTPFQSKGFIRGPKTLVVTW; this comes from the coding sequence ATGACGTACCGGCCCAGCACCCCCCAGACCGCCGCCCCCGCCGGGTCGGACGGCCCCGCCACCGACCACCCGGTACGGGACTGGCCCGTGGACGACCTGCCCGCCCTCACCTTCGACCCGCTGCTGTACGACGTCCTGCACGGCGAACGGGTCGCCCGGATCACGCTGCCCTTCGCGGGGGACCGGCACGAGGCCTGGCTGGTCACCCGCTACCAGGACGTCAAGACCGTCACCTCCGACCCCCGCTTCAGCCGGGCGGCCCTCGCGGAGACCACCGTCACGGGGATGTCCGGTCACCGGGTGGCGTCGACCGCCGGACTCAACTACGCCGACCCGCCGTACCACAGCAGACTGCGCAAGAGCGTGCAGAAGGCGTTCACCGGGCACGCCATGAAACGGCTGCGGCCCCTCGCCCAGGAGACGTGCGACACCTTCCTCGACCGGATGGAGGCCCAGGGTTCCCCCGCCGACCTGGTCGAGCATCTGCACGCGCCGATGCCGCTGGCCGTGGTCTGCGATCTGCTCGGGGTGCCCCGCGCCGAACGGGACGGGCTGCTCGGCTGGGGCGACATCATCCTGTCGATGACCACCCCGAAGGCGGGCAACGAGGCCAAGGCCCATGTCCGGGAGTTCATCGTCTCCCTGCTGCGCTCCCGCCGGGGGCAGCCGTCGGACGACCTCGCCGGGGCGCTCGCGGAGGCGCTGGACGCCGGGGACATCACCGAGGACGAGGCGGTCTCCCTCGCGACGGCGATCCTCGTCAGCGGCGCCCACGCGGTCCGCTACAACACCGCCAACATGGTCTTCATGCTTCTCACCCAGCCGGAGCTGACGGCACGGCTGCGCCGGGAGCCGGAGATCCTGCCGCAGGCCGTGGACGAGCTGATCCGGCACATCCCGCACCGCAACGGCGTGGGCCTGCCCCGGATCGCCACGGAGGACGTCGAGGTCGGCGGGGTGCAGATCCGCGCGGGTGAGGCCGTCTACGCCTCGTACCTCGCGGCCAACCGCGACCCCGAGATCTTCGAGGACCCCGACACGGTCGACTTCGACCGGCAGGGCACCGCCCATCTGTCCTTCGGGCACGGACCGCACCACTGCATGGGCGCGATGCTGTCCCGGATGGAGTCCGAGGTCATGATCTCCACACTGCTCGCCCGCTATCCGAAGCTGCGGCTGGCCGGTGACCCGCAGGACACGCCGTTCCAGAGCAAGGGCTTCATCCGGGGCCCGAAGACCCTCGTCGTCACCTGGTGA
- a CDS encoding SsgA family sporulation/cell division regulator, whose protein sequence is MSVTLRQQTRARLITPERQEHGITVALRYVVDDPLAVQVVFPAEVGADGSEVVWVFGRELLERGLRVPAGCGDVHVWPCGRARTVLEVHSAGGMALVQFDEPVLRRFLLRTYSLVPAGQEPLTEAVDRDLSTLFGPT, encoded by the coding sequence ATGTCCGTGACCCTCCGACAGCAGACCAGGGCCCGGCTCATCACCCCCGAACGGCAGGAACACGGCATCACCGTCGCCCTGCGCTACGTGGTGGACGACCCGCTGGCCGTCCAGGTGGTGTTCCCGGCGGAGGTCGGTGCCGACGGCTCCGAGGTCGTCTGGGTCTTCGGTCGCGAGCTGCTGGAACGCGGGCTGCGGGTGCCCGCGGGGTGCGGTGACGTCCATGTCTGGCCCTGCGGTCGGGCCCGGACCGTCCTGGAGGTGCATTCCGCCGGCGGCATGGCGCTCGTCCAGTTCGACGAGCCCGTACTGCGCCGGTTCCTCCTGCGTACGTACTCCCTGGTCCCGGCGGGCCAGGAACCCCTCACCGAAGCGGTGGACCGAGACCTGTCCACCCTCTTCGGCCCCACCTGA
- a CDS encoding N-acetylmuramoyl-L-alanine amidase, with translation MPRAVRSAVPALLLLPLLGAAPPGARAADPAGRLQDVFTSAAAEYGVPPSVLLGVAYLQSRWDGHGGAPSVTGGYGPMHLTDARTALERSARPHHDDPAGDPRGDQARPAAVRPGPADLAPDPRRLPDRLTTLPRAAALTGMAAGTLRGDPAANVRGGAALLADAQRRLGRPAGGDPADWYGAVARFSGATDRAGAFAYADEVFTVIRQGAARTTDSGQRVTLAARAVPRPEAGARTPDPSRAECPPDLSCTWLPAPYQELGDGDYGNHDLADRPRDQRVDFIVVHDTETTWDRTLKLVADPAYVSWHYTIRSTDGQIAQHVRTKDVGWHAGNWHVNARSVGIEHEGFLAEPDAWYTEAMYRSSARLVAYLAREFQVPLDRAHIIGHDNVPGATAKSVPGMHTDPGPFWDWRHYFELLGAPFEAAPDASGALVTVLPGYDANRPEFLGCSEPGVPCPAHGSGALRVRTEPRDDAPLVPDAGLRPDGGATTAGVNDTGARLSTGQRYAVAERSGEWTAVWYLGRKGWFRDPAERGVTVPSRGVVVTPKPGLVDVPVYGRAYPEAAAYPSEVPVQPLSPLPYRLGAGQRYVSGGEVRGEFFHAPSFDTGKHRVVRGTEGYHLIQFGHRVAYVRTADVVVREAG, from the coding sequence CTGCCCCGTGCCGTACGGTCCGCCGTCCCGGCGCTGCTGCTCCTGCCGCTGCTGGGGGCGGCGCCGCCCGGTGCGCGGGCCGCGGACCCGGCAGGGCGGCTCCAGGACGTGTTCACCTCGGCGGCGGCCGAGTACGGGGTGCCGCCGAGCGTGCTGCTCGGGGTGGCGTACCTCCAGTCGCGCTGGGACGGGCACGGCGGGGCGCCGAGCGTGACCGGCGGGTACGGGCCGATGCATCTGACGGACGCCCGGACCGCGCTGGAGCGCTCCGCGCGCCCGCACCACGACGACCCGGCCGGGGACCCGAGGGGCGATCAGGCCCGGCCCGCCGCCGTACGCCCCGGCCCGGCCGACCTCGCGCCCGATCCCCGGCGGCTTCCGGACCGGCTGACGACCCTGCCCCGGGCCGCCGCCCTGACCGGAATGGCCGCCGGAACGCTGCGCGGCGATCCGGCCGCGAACGTCCGGGGCGGGGCCGCGCTGCTCGCGGACGCCCAGCGGCGGCTCGGCCGGCCCGCCGGTGGTGACCCGGCCGACTGGTACGGGGCGGTGGCGCGGTTCTCGGGTGCCACGGACCGGGCGGGGGCCTTCGCCTACGCCGACGAGGTGTTCACGGTGATCCGGCAGGGCGCGGCGCGGACCACCGACAGCGGCCAGCGGGTGACGCTCGCGGCCCGTGCCGTGCCGCGCCCCGAGGCCGGCGCGCGGACGCCGGACCCCTCGCGCGCCGAGTGCCCGCCGGACCTGTCCTGCACCTGGCTCCCCGCCCCGTACCAGGAACTGGGCGACGGCGACTACGGCAACCATGATCTCGCCGACCGGCCGCGCGACCAGCGCGTGGACTTCATCGTCGTCCATGACACGGAGACGACCTGGGACCGGACCCTGAAACTGGTGGCCGACCCCGCGTATGTGTCGTGGCACTACACGATCCGCTCCACGGACGGACAGATCGCCCAGCATGTGCGGACCAAGGACGTGGGCTGGCACGCGGGCAACTGGCACGTGAACGCGCGGTCGGTGGGGATCGAGCACGAGGGATTCCTCGCCGAGCCGGACGCCTGGTACACGGAGGCGATGTACCGGTCGTCCGCGCGGCTGGTGGCGTATCTGGCGCGCGAGTTCCAGGTCCCGCTGGACCGCGCGCACATCATCGGCCACGACAACGTGCCGGGTGCCACGGCCAAGAGCGTGCCCGGGATGCACACCGATCCTGGCCCGTTCTGGGACTGGCGTCACTACTTCGAGCTGCTGGGCGCGCCGTTCGAAGCGGCGCCGGACGCGAGCGGCGCGCTGGTGACGGTACTCCCCGGCTACGACGCCAACCGGCCCGAGTTCCTGGGATGTTCGGAGCCGGGGGTGCCCTGTCCGGCGCACGGTTCGGGCGCGCTGCGGGTGCGCACGGAGCCCCGCGACGACGCGCCGCTCGTCCCGGACGCCGGGCTCCGGCCGGACGGCGGCGCCACGACGGCCGGGGTCAACGACACCGGGGCGCGGCTGTCCACCGGGCAGCGGTACGCGGTGGCGGAGCGGAGCGGGGAGTGGACGGCGGTCTGGTACCTGGGCCGCAAGGGGTGGTTCAGGGATCCGGCGGAGCGAGGGGTGACGGTGCCTTCGCGGGGGGTCGTGGTGACACCGAAGCCGGGGCTCGTGGACGTCCCGGTGTACGGGCGGGCGTATCCGGAGGCCGCGGCGTATCCGTCGGAGGTGCCGGTCCAGCCGTTGTCGCCGCTTCCGTACCGGCTCGGGGCGGGCCAGCGGTATGTGTCGGGCGGCGAGGTGCGGGGCGAGTTCTTCCACGCGCCGTCGTTCGACACCGGGAAGCACCGGGTGGTGCGCGGTACGGAGGGCTACCACCTGATCCAGTTCGGGCACCGGGTGGCGTATGTGCGGACGGCGGACGTGGTGGTGCGGGAGGCCGGCTGA
- a CDS encoding slipin family protein, whose product MIAELVGAAVACAGVAGVYTAAAARVVKQYERGVVFRLGRLYGGVRGPGFTMVLPLVDRLRKVNMQIVTMPVPGQEGITRDNVTVRVDAVVYFKVIDAANAIIQVEDYRFAVSQMAQTSLRSIIGKSDLDDLLSNREKLNEGLELMIDSPAVGWGVQIDRVEIKDVSLPETMKRSMARQAEADRERRARVINADAELQASKKLSEAAKEMSKQPAALQLRLLQTVVAVAAEKNSTLVLPFPVELLRFLERAQRDPAPPPAAPSPPTAAVPVTDGGPEDTPALAETPQPPGIPGPEAPDPGAAEDPGPTGLTAPGGPEPSALPDPATPSDDEPPSTAPDDPGR is encoded by the coding sequence ATGATCGCGGAACTGGTGGGAGCGGCCGTCGCGTGCGCCGGTGTGGCGGGTGTGTACACGGCCGCCGCCGCGCGGGTCGTCAAGCAGTACGAACGCGGTGTGGTCTTCCGCCTCGGCCGTCTGTACGGCGGGGTCAGGGGCCCCGGGTTCACCATGGTGCTCCCGTTGGTGGACCGGCTGCGCAAGGTGAACATGCAGATCGTGACGATGCCGGTCCCCGGCCAGGAAGGCATCACGCGGGACAATGTGACGGTCCGGGTGGACGCGGTCGTCTACTTCAAGGTGATCGACGCCGCCAACGCGATCATCCAGGTCGAGGACTACCGCTTCGCGGTGTCGCAGATGGCACAGACCTCGTTGCGCTCGATCATCGGCAAGAGCGATCTCGACGATCTGCTGTCCAACCGCGAGAAGCTCAACGAGGGCCTGGAACTGATGATCGACAGCCCCGCGGTCGGCTGGGGCGTGCAGATCGACCGGGTGGAGATCAAGGACGTCTCCCTGCCCGAGACGATGAAACGCTCCATGGCACGCCAGGCCGAGGCCGACCGGGAGCGCCGGGCCCGCGTCATCAACGCGGACGCGGAGCTCCAGGCGTCGAAGAAGCTCTCCGAGGCGGCCAAGGAGATGTCCAAACAGCCGGCCGCCCTGCAACTGCGGCTGCTCCAGACGGTGGTGGCCGTCGCCGCGGAGAAGAACTCCACCCTGGTCCTGCCGTTCCCGGTGGAGCTGCTGCGCTTCCTCGAACGCGCCCAGCGCGACCCCGCCCCGCCACCCGCGGCGCCCTCGCCGCCGACGGCCGCGGTGCCCGTGACCGACGGCGGTCCTGAGGACACGCCCGCGCTGGCGGAGACCCCGCAGCCGCCGGGCATCCCCGGGCCCGAGGCTCCGGACCCCGGGGCGGCGGAGGACCCCGGGCCGACCGGGCTCACCGCCCCCGGCGGGCCGGAGCCGTCCGCGCTGCCCGATCCCGCCACGCCCTCCGACGACGAACCCCCGTCAACCGCCCCGGACGACCCGGGCCGGTGA
- a CDS encoding PP2C family protein-serine/threonine phosphatase encodes MPPHVSADRAADPPPPPRGPVESLITQTRRLRGEVDAVRRETPPDDTDAQGRWQRALCELALHQLDDLDEHLAQLREGPPGSVPPPHVPRGPVIPPPLARRQEPRPGSLLSRVGSAEWDLLTDQAVWSGELYAILGRDPAGGPLTLDELPSVVHVEDQPLLTTMVTGCLIDGRPIDGEFRVARADGSLRTVHMMGEPVLDADGSTAAMWAVLRDVSELRRSERAVRDNHEALHRERHREQAEHRVAVALQEAVLPPWGGSLRFPRRGTGALDLAARYLPSSTSALIGGDWYDAMELPGPEVLLSVGDLTGHGVPVTSGMALLLGALRGMAVSGTEPAPILGWLNQLLDDSVQPSLGSAVACRYRPATRTLVWAQAGHPAPLLFRDGTGHALTPPGGVLLGATTGAVYEQAEERLRPGDLLLMYTDGLVPRRAGTAAQQRLLALAPRFAGARTAQDCVRTVVEELGGREREDDACVLVARVVD; translated from the coding sequence ATGCCGCCCCACGTCTCCGCGGACCGCGCAGCGGACCCGCCGCCACCGCCGCGTGGCCCGGTCGAGTCGCTGATCACGCAGACCCGCCGACTACGGGGGGAGGTCGACGCGGTACGCCGCGAGACCCCCCCGGACGACACCGACGCCCAGGGCCGCTGGCAGCGTGCCCTGTGCGAACTGGCCCTGCACCAGCTGGACGACCTGGACGAGCATCTCGCCCAGCTCCGCGAAGGCCCCCCGGGCAGCGTCCCGCCGCCGCACGTCCCGCGCGGCCCCGTGATCCCGCCGCCCCTGGCCCGCCGCCAGGAACCCCGGCCGGGTTCGCTGCTCAGCCGGGTCGGCAGCGCCGAATGGGACCTCCTCACCGACCAGGCCGTCTGGTCCGGCGAGCTGTACGCGATTCTCGGCCGGGACCCCGCGGGCGGCCCGCTCACCCTGGACGAACTGCCCTCGGTGGTGCATGTCGAGGACCAGCCGCTGCTCACCACGATGGTCACGGGCTGCCTCATCGACGGCAGGCCCATCGACGGCGAGTTCCGGGTGGCCCGCGCGGACGGCAGTCTGCGCACCGTCCATATGATGGGCGAACCCGTCCTCGACGCGGACGGCAGCACCGCCGCGATGTGGGCCGTGCTGCGGGACGTCAGCGAACTGCGCCGCAGTGAACGGGCCGTACGCGACAACCATGAGGCCCTGCACCGCGAACGCCACCGCGAACAGGCCGAGCACCGGGTCGCCGTCGCCCTCCAGGAAGCCGTACTCCCCCCATGGGGCGGGTCGTTGCGCTTCCCGCGGCGCGGTACGGGCGCCCTCGACCTCGCCGCGCGCTATCTGCCCTCCTCGACCAGCGCCCTCATCGGCGGCGACTGGTACGACGCGATGGAACTGCCCGGACCCGAGGTGCTGCTCAGCGTCGGCGACCTCACCGGGCACGGGGTGCCCGTCACCTCCGGGATGGCGCTGCTGCTCGGCGCCCTGCGCGGGATGGCCGTCTCCGGCACCGAACCGGCGCCGATCCTCGGCTGGCTCAACCAGCTCCTCGACGACTCCGTCCAGCCCTCCCTCGGCAGCGCGGTGGCCTGCCGCTACCGGCCCGCCACCCGCACCCTGGTGTGGGCGCAGGCCGGGCACCCCGCCCCGCTGCTGTTCCGCGACGGGACGGGGCACGCGCTGACCCCGCCGGGCGGCGTCCTCCTCGGCGCCACCACCGGAGCCGTCTACGAGCAGGCCGAGGAACGGCTCAGGCCCGGTGACCTGCTGCTGATGTACACCGACGGACTGGTGCCGCGGCGCGCCGGGACCGCCGCCCAGCAGCGTCTCCTGGCGCTGGCACCCCGGTTCGCCGGGGCACGCACCGCCCAGGACTGCGTACGGACGGTCGTCGAGGAACTCGGCGGCAGGGAACGCGAGGACGACGCCTGTGTGCTGGTCGCGAGGGTCGTCGACTGA
- a CDS encoding pyridoxine/pyridoxamine 5'-phosphate oxidase has product MRGSPGTHTSGHADTRTGTGQASREESGDLRELLRGLEVFGGELPGFDPAAAPDTPVELFTEWLRHALRSGVREPHAMTLSTADHQGDPVARTLILKGVDRDGWRFAADRTSPKGRQLAARPYAALTFYWPPLARQVRVRGPVVAEDADRSAADFLARGAGARAEALLGRQSEPLTDLGERDRAVAASLARLDREPGLVPSGWTLHTVRPESVEFWQGDKERRHTRLRYTPGAAGWHRELLWP; this is encoded by the coding sequence ATGCGCGGATCACCGGGCACACACACGAGCGGGCACGCGGACACCCGCACGGGCACCGGGCAGGCGTCGCGGGAGGAGAGCGGCGATCTCCGTGAACTGCTGCGCGGGCTGGAGGTGTTCGGCGGGGAGCTGCCCGGGTTCGATCCCGCGGCGGCGCCGGACACCCCGGTGGAGCTGTTCACCGAGTGGCTGCGGCACGCGCTGCGCTCCGGGGTCCGCGAACCGCACGCGATGACCCTGTCGACGGCGGACCACCAGGGCGATCCGGTGGCGCGGACCCTGATCCTCAAGGGCGTGGACCGGGACGGCTGGCGCTTCGCGGCGGACCGCACCAGCCCCAAGGGCCGCCAGCTCGCGGCCCGCCCGTACGCGGCACTCACGTTCTACTGGCCGCCGCTGGCCCGGCAGGTCCGGGTGCGGGGGCCCGTCGTGGCGGAGGACGCCGACCGGAGCGCGGCGGACTTCCTGGCCCGGGGCGCGGGCGCCCGTGCCGAGGCCCTGCTGGGGCGGCAGTCGGAGCCCCTCACGGACCTCGGTGAACGCGACCGCGCGGTGGCCGCGTCCCTGGCCCGGCTGGACCGGGAGCCGGGTCTGGTCCCTTCGGGCTGGACCCTGCACACCGTACGGCCGGAGTCGGTCGAGTTCTGGCAGGGCGACAAGGAGCGGCGGCACACCCGGCTGCGCTACACCCCCGGGGCGGCGGGCTGGCACCGGGAGTTGCTGTGGCCGTGA
- a CDS encoding aminoglycoside phosphotransferase family protein — translation MYAASSSVSAPPRPQHNPLTRAVPPPGRTREVPPQPGAGPYLDPTRSALGGRPRRVAGLGTGPLSGRLDLSGPQGAQLRTAIGSVHRICPEFSPVQVLRRSGRSVLLVGTTGRGTAVAKCLLDQSPAWAERSRHEIAVYRTFVRHRPPVRVPRLIAADPDNCTLVIERMPGRPAALQRHPVQAPPRADIRAALGAVCRLNQWQPPEGAFGRPLDYGTRINRYHELGLLTDRDLGDLQKLLHGIAQVAQNTGRQSMLQFCHGDALLSNMLLSPAGPVLVDWEHAGWYLPGYDLATLWAVLGDAPMARRQIIALAHAAGTASRDAFLVNLMLVLTREIRMYETAVQRSMHEGPPPMAQGHGQPGALPSGEEQRLLLRRLHDDCQMVRRAVRAAVGTR, via the coding sequence ATGTACGCAGCGTCGTCCTCCGTGTCCGCTCCCCCCCGGCCCCAGCACAACCCCCTCACCCGCGCAGTCCCGCCGCCCGGCAGGACCCGTGAGGTACCCCCGCAGCCCGGCGCCGGTCCCTATCTGGACCCCACGCGCTCGGCGCTCGGGGGCCGGCCCCGGCGGGTGGCAGGACTCGGCACAGGACCGCTCAGCGGACGACTCGACCTCTCCGGGCCCCAGGGCGCGCAGCTGCGCACGGCCATCGGCTCCGTGCACCGGATCTGCCCGGAGTTCAGCCCGGTGCAGGTGCTGCGGCGCAGCGGCCGTTCCGTGCTGCTCGTCGGTACGACGGGACGCGGCACGGCGGTCGCCAAGTGCCTGCTGGACCAGTCGCCGGCGTGGGCGGAGCGGAGCAGGCACGAAATAGCGGTGTACCGCACGTTCGTCCGGCACCGGCCGCCTGTGCGGGTGCCGAGACTGATCGCGGCGGACCCGGACAACTGCACCCTGGTCATCGAGCGGATGCCCGGCCGCCCGGCGGCCCTGCAACGGCATCCGGTCCAGGCACCGCCCCGGGCGGACATCCGCGCCGCGCTCGGGGCGGTGTGCAGGCTCAACCAGTGGCAGCCGCCGGAGGGTGCCTTCGGCAGGCCGCTGGACTACGGCACCAGGATCAACCGGTACCACGAGCTGGGCCTGCTGACAGATCGTGACCTGGGCGATCTCCAGAAGCTGCTGCACGGGATCGCGCAGGTGGCCCAGAACACCGGGCGGCAGAGCATGCTCCAGTTCTGCCACGGCGACGCGCTCCTGTCGAACATGCTGCTGTCCCCGGCGGGGCCGGTACTGGTGGACTGGGAGCACGCGGGCTGGTACCTGCCGGGCTACGACCTGGCGACGCTGTGGGCGGTCCTCGGTGACGCGCCGATGGCCCGTCGTCAGATCATCGCCCTCGCCCACGCGGCGGGCACGGCGTCCCGGGACGCGTTCCTGGTCAATCTGATGCTGGTGCTGACCCGGGAGATCAGGATGTACGAGACGGCCGTGCAGCGTTCGATGCACGAGGGGCCGCCGCCGATGGCCCAGGGGCACGGCCAACCGGGTGCCCTCCCGTCGGGTGAGGAACAGCGGCTGCTGCTGAGGCGGCTGCACGACGACTGCCAGATGGTCCGCCGGGCCGTCCGCGCGGCCGTCGGCACCCGCTGA